In the genome of Candidatus Poribacteria bacterium, the window CATAGCTCCCTCAGCTCCTTCGGATGGGTTGAGGGAGGAGCGGAGACGGTCATCGAGGCGCTGATGGAGGCCGTCGGCGAGGAGGGAACGATATTGATGCCCTCCTTCAACCACGGCGCCCCTTTCGGGCCCAACGGCCCCGGATACTACGACCCGCTCGAAACTCCGACTACAAACGGCAGGATCCCCGACACGTTCTGGAGGATGCCTTACGTTTATAGAAGTTTGAACCCAACCCACCCCTACGCCGCCTGGGGAAGGGATGCCCTGAGATACACCGAGGGACACCATCTTACGCTGACGATGGGAGAGGATTCGCCCTTAGGGCTTCTGGCGCGGGATGGAGGATATCAGATCAACCTGGGCACGACACACAGAACCACCACGGCCAAGCATGTGGCCGAGACGATGAGAAGGGTTCCGTGTCTGGGGCTGAGGACGGAGCGATATCCCGTCAGGCTACCCGATGGCAGACTGGTCATGCACAGAACCTGGGGATGGCGCTCCAGAGCCTGTCCGCTCACCGACTCCGGGGAGCTCATCGAGAGGGAGATGGAACGGAGGGGTTTACAGAGGAGGATAAAGATAGGTAACTCAACCGTGACCTTCTTCAAGCTATACGATCTATTGGAGGTCGTCTGGGACCTCCTCGAAAACGGATATGGGGAATACCCACCCTGTGGAAAATGCCCGATTCGGCCGAGAATAAGTCCCGTGACAGTCGAGTCGGATTGGAAGGATTGAGGTTTTAGCGATGAAAAGGCGGGGATATCCGCCGTGCCATCATCACACGCCGATATAATAAGTACGTCTACGATCCTGATGACGCTCCAGAACTCTATGACCTGGAAGATGATCCTCTGGAAATACACAATCTGGCGGTTGATGTCAGATATCGGGTGGTGATTCAACGACTACATGAGATCAGAAGGTCCTGGGCTGAAAGCCATGGCGATTGGGTGGAATTCAGCCGTGAAAAAGCTTGAGCAGCGTTGTGAAGATAGCCGTGAAAACGCCCGTGAAGATGGTGAACCACATCGGTATCCACCACATCAGAGTCCTAAACCGATCGTTCATCGCCTCAAACCTGGCGTTCATCTCTCCTTGCAGAGCTTCAAATCTGGCGTTCATCTCCTCTCTGAGAGCGCTGATCTCCCTTTGTACGGCGATAAAACGCTCGTTCATCGCCTCAAACCTTTTATCCATCGTCTGTCCCATTATATCTATTGCCCTCAAAACCACCTGTGACTCTCCCGATGTCTGAGCGCCTATCGTCTCAAAGCTGCTTATGAACATTTCCATCAGATCCACGACTTCTCTGAGCTCAGGTTGCATCTCCTTCGATTTCAGCTCTTCTATTTTCTCCCTCACTTGCTCCATAGTCAAAACCGCCATACCTTGATCCCTCACCTCAGCTTCTGAAATTCAAGCTGATTTTAACATATCGCCCATTTTGTGTAAAGCCCATTGTGAAGGTGATCGGCCTTATGATAAAATTTACTGAGCTCGGAGGATGATATGGATTAGGTAAGGAGGATGATCGATTATGCTCGCGGTGCGCATCGGTTTCATCTGCTGGCTCGTCGTTGCGTTTCCCCTGAGCTGGAGCTCAGGAGAAACGGTTCAGCGATCCCACGGATGATGCGAATGGGGTTCACGCAGTTCAATGAAATGCCGAGCGAGGATTGGGCTTTAGTCGATGTTCCTGATACGGAACTGTTACGGCCACCCGCGGACGGTGAACGGGAGACGCGAGATCTACCAGCCATGGGGCGAGCGTTTCCCCTTGGAGACGCTGGTGACGTGGATGGATGAGGTTCAGAAGATAAGCGGCAGGACGAAATACCTGATG includes:
- a CDS encoding AAC(3) family N-acetyltransferase codes for the protein MVSRDEILSGLRAVGVERGMGVMVHSSLSSFGWVEGGAETVIEALMEAVGEEGTILMPSFNHGAPFGPNGPGYYDPLETPTTNGRIPDTFWRMPYVYRSLNPTHPYAAWGRDALRYTEGHHLTLTMGEDSPLGLLARDGGYQINLGTTHRTTTAKHVAETMRRVPCLGLRTERYPVRLPDGRLVMHRTWGWRSRACPLTDSGELIEREMERRGLQRRIKIGNSTVTFFKLYDLLEVVWDLLENGYGEYPPCGKCPIRPRISPVTVESDWKD